From Streptomyces sp. GSL17-111, one genomic window encodes:
- a CDS encoding glycosyltransferase, producing the protein MRIAMVSEHASPLAVLGGPDAGGQNVYVAQLSRALARRGHQVTVHTRRDAPGLPDRTALAPGVTVEHVPAGPAEPLPKDELYPCMGEFGAHLARSWSAAPPDVAHAHFWMSGLAALDGARPHGVPVVQTFHALGTVKRRHQGERDTSPARRVATERRIALAAARVLATCGDEVAELSAMGVPPGHTTVVPCGVDTDEFTPRVAPAADPPRRHPHRLLAAGRLVPRKGFDVAIRALAAVPGTELLIAGGPDAALLAADDEAARLLAVAGEHGVADRVRLLGAVGHERMPSLVRSTDLMLATPAYEPFGIVPLEAMASGVPVVATGVGGQLDSVADRVTGRLVPPGDPAALADAVRGLLTSGQVRAAYGAAGRRRALDRFSWSRVAERVEHVYAKVTAGHRVPTGVVR; encoded by the coding sequence ATGAGGATCGCCATGGTGTCGGAACACGCGAGCCCGCTCGCGGTACTCGGCGGGCCCGACGCGGGAGGGCAGAACGTCTACGTGGCCCAGCTGTCGCGGGCGCTGGCACGGCGGGGCCACCAGGTCACCGTTCACACCCGCCGGGACGCGCCGGGCCTGCCCGACCGGACCGCCCTCGCCCCCGGCGTGACGGTCGAACACGTCCCGGCCGGCCCGGCCGAGCCGCTGCCGAAGGACGAGCTGTACCCGTGCATGGGGGAGTTCGGCGCCCACCTGGCCCGGTCCTGGTCCGCCGCACCGCCGGACGTGGCGCACGCCCACTTCTGGATGTCCGGGCTGGCGGCGCTGGACGGGGCGCGGCCGCACGGCGTCCCGGTGGTGCAGACGTTCCACGCGCTCGGCACCGTCAAGCGGCGGCACCAGGGCGAGCGGGACACCAGCCCCGCCCGACGCGTCGCCACCGAGCGCCGGATCGCGCTGGCGGCCGCACGGGTCCTGGCCACGTGCGGCGACGAGGTGGCGGAGCTGTCCGCCATGGGGGTGCCGCCCGGGCACACCACCGTCGTGCCCTGCGGGGTGGACACCGACGAGTTCACCCCGCGGGTCGCACCCGCCGCCGACCCGCCGCGCCGGCACCCCCACCGCCTGCTGGCGGCCGGACGGCTGGTCCCGCGCAAGGGGTTCGACGTCGCGATCCGCGCACTCGCCGCCGTCCCGGGGACCGAGCTGCTCATCGCGGGCGGACCCGACGCGGCCCTGCTGGCCGCCGACGACGAAGCGGCCCGGCTGCTGGCCGTGGCCGGGGAGCACGGCGTCGCCGACCGGGTGCGGCTGCTCGGCGCCGTGGGCCACGAACGGATGCCCTCCCTCGTCCGCAGCACCGACCTGATGCTGGCGACGCCGGCCTACGAACCCTTCGGCATCGTCCCGTTGGAGGCGATGGCGTCCGGGGTGCCGGTGGTGGCCACGGGGGTGGGCGGACAGCTCGACTCCGTGGCCGACCGGGTGACCGGGCGGCTCGTCCCGCCCGGCGACCCCGCCGCGCTGGCCGACGCCGTACGCGGGCTCCTCACCTCCGGGCAGGTCCGCGCGGCCTACGGCGCCGCCGGCCGCCGCCGGGCCCTGGACCGGTTCTCCTGGAGCCGCGTCGCCGAACGCGTGGAGCACGTGTACGCGAAGGTGACGGCAGGTCACCGCGTCCCGACGGGGGTGGTCCGATGA
- a CDS encoding glycosyltransferase: protein MRILLWHVHGSWTTSFVQGPHTYLLPVLPGRGEDGRGRARTWDWPPGAVELTPEQLRGTDVDLVILQRPHEAELATRWLGRRPGRDVPVVYLEHSTPLRDVPDTVHPAARIPNCTLVHVTHFNRLFWDAGRAPTTVIEHGVLDPGPLYTGTEARAAVAINEPLRRGRVTGTDLLPHFASAAPLDVFGMGTDGLAEHLGLPGERLRTRELQQQELHRAMATRRLYLHPFRWTSLGLALLEAMYLGMPVVALDTTETAEAVPPGAGVVSNRPDVLAEAVRTFVAEPEHARAVGAEARAAVSARYGVDRFLDDWDRLTKEVTR, encoded by the coding sequence GTGAGGATTCTGCTGTGGCACGTGCACGGCTCGTGGACGACGTCGTTCGTGCAGGGCCCGCACACCTACCTGCTCCCCGTCCTCCCGGGCCGCGGGGAGGACGGCCGGGGCCGGGCGCGCACGTGGGACTGGCCGCCGGGAGCCGTCGAGCTGACCCCGGAACAACTGCGCGGGACGGACGTCGACCTCGTCATCCTGCAGCGCCCGCACGAGGCGGAGCTGGCGACCCGCTGGCTGGGACGCCGGCCGGGGCGGGACGTCCCGGTGGTGTACCTGGAGCACAGCACGCCGCTGCGCGACGTGCCCGACACGGTGCACCCGGCGGCGCGGATCCCGAACTGCACGCTGGTGCACGTCACCCACTTCAACCGGCTCTTCTGGGACGCCGGCCGGGCGCCGACCACCGTCATCGAGCACGGCGTGCTCGACCCCGGCCCGCTCTACACGGGCACCGAGGCCAGAGCGGCCGTCGCCATCAACGAGCCGCTGCGCCGGGGCCGCGTCACGGGGACCGACCTGCTCCCCCACTTCGCCAGCGCGGCGCCGCTGGACGTGTTCGGCATGGGCACCGACGGACTCGCCGAACACCTCGGACTGCCCGGGGAGCGGCTGCGCACCCGCGAGCTCCAGCAGCAGGAGCTGCACCGGGCGATGGCCACACGACGGCTCTACCTGCACCCGTTCCGCTGGACGTCGCTCGGCCTGGCGCTCCTGGAGGCGATGTACCTGGGCATGCCCGTGGTCGCGCTGGACACCACCGAGACGGCCGAGGCCGTCCCGCCGGGCGCGGGCGTGGTGTCCAACCGGCCGGACGTCCTCGCGGAGGCCGTGCGCACGTTCGTCGCCGAACCGGAACACGCCCGGGCGGTCGGCGCCGAGGCCCGTGCGGCGGTGAGCGCGCGCTACGGCGTCGACCGCTTCCTGGACGACTGGGACCGGCTCACGAAGGAGGTGACGCGATGA
- a CDS encoding glycosyltransferase family 9 protein — MRALVARVDSFGDVLLAGPAVRAVAGSAEHVTFLCGPRGEAAARLLPGVDDVLVWEAPWAGPEALPVEPDDIAAVVADLGERRCDTALVLASAHQSPLPTALVLRLAGVARVAADSVHYPGGLLDVRHRRDPGHHEARAALALAEAAGFTLPEGDDGALRVRPPSAAAREAAARLTGDGPYVVVHPGASAPARCWQSGRFTETARLLAGAGHRVVVTGSAGERALTAAVAGAHAADLGGRTDAPVLAAVLAGARAVVVGNTGPAHLAAAVGTPVVSLFAPVVPAARWGPYRVPHVLLGDQLAPCAGSRARECPVPGHPCLGDVTAVDAVGAVDKLLKESTA; from the coding sequence GTGAGGGCACTGGTGGCCCGCGTCGACAGCTTCGGCGACGTGCTGCTGGCCGGTCCCGCCGTCCGGGCGGTGGCCGGGTCGGCGGAGCACGTGACGTTCCTGTGCGGGCCGCGCGGCGAGGCGGCGGCGCGGCTGCTGCCCGGCGTCGACGACGTCCTGGTGTGGGAGGCGCCCTGGGCGGGCCCCGAGGCGCTGCCCGTGGAGCCGGACGACATCGCCGCCGTCGTCGCCGACCTGGGCGAACGCCGCTGCGACACCGCGCTGGTGCTCGCCTCCGCCCACCAGAGCCCGCTCCCGACGGCCCTGGTGCTGCGGCTGGCCGGCGTCGCCCGCGTCGCCGCCGACAGCGTCCACTACCCCGGCGGTCTGCTGGACGTCCGCCACCGGCGCGACCCCGGCCACCACGAGGCGCGGGCGGCTCTCGCCCTCGCCGAGGCGGCCGGTTTCACCCTGCCGGAGGGCGACGACGGCGCGCTGCGGGTCCGTCCGCCCTCGGCGGCGGCCCGGGAGGCGGCCGCCCGGCTGACGGGCGACGGGCCCTACGTCGTCGTGCACCCCGGGGCCAGCGCGCCCGCCCGGTGCTGGCAGAGCGGACGGTTCACCGAGACGGCGCGGCTCCTGGCCGGCGCCGGGCACCGCGTCGTGGTGACCGGCTCCGCCGGGGAGCGCGCGCTGACGGCCGCCGTGGCCGGCGCCCACGCGGCCGACCTGGGCGGGCGCACGGACGCCCCGGTCCTCGCCGCCGTCCTGGCGGGCGCGCGGGCCGTCGTCGTCGGCAACACCGGGCCGGCCCACCTGGCCGCCGCCGTGGGGACGCCCGTCGTCTCGCTGTTCGCGCCCGTGGTCCCCGCCGCGCGGTGGGGCCCGTACCGGGTGCCGCACGTGCTGCTGGGCGACCAACTCGCCCCGTGCGCGGGGAGCCGGGCCCGGGAGTGCCCCGTGCCGGGCCACCCCTGCCTGGGCGACGTGACGGCCGTCGACGCCGTCGGAGCCGTGGACAAGCTGCTGAAGGAGAGCACCGCGTGA
- a CDS encoding glycosyltransferase family 2 protein, producing MTIEDQDGAARRAGAKVSVVVITRNRRASLLRTLDRMARLPEGPPVLVTDNASTDGTPDAVARLHPRVRLLRASRNLGAVGRNLAIEHVRTPYVAFCDDDSWWAPGALARAVELLESAPGLGAVTGRILVEPAGTEDPIVRELRESPLRGPDWLPGPALGSFLAAATVLRTDAFRRAGGFSPRLWLGGEEELLATDLMTGGWWLAYAPDVTVHHQPSPARDATGRRVVGLRNTLWFGWLRRPLPAALDRTLHLARSVPRDRASLRAFGLALAGLPWVLRERRVVPPGVEARLRVLDRAQRRSAARRYVG from the coding sequence ATGACCATCGAGGACCAGGACGGCGCGGCCCGGCGAGCGGGGGCCAAGGTCTCCGTCGTCGTCATCACGCGCAACCGGCGCGCGTCGCTGCTGCGCACACTGGACCGGATGGCGCGACTGCCGGAGGGCCCACCGGTCCTCGTCACCGACAACGCCTCCACCGACGGCACCCCGGACGCGGTGGCACGGCTCCACCCACGGGTGCGGCTGCTGCGGGCCTCCCGGAACCTCGGCGCCGTCGGGCGGAACCTCGCGATCGAGCACGTCCGCACGCCCTACGTGGCGTTCTGTGACGACGACTCCTGGTGGGCGCCGGGTGCGCTGGCGCGGGCGGTGGAACTGCTGGAGTCGGCCCCCGGCCTCGGGGCCGTCACCGGGCGCATCCTCGTCGAGCCCGCGGGGACGGAGGACCCCATCGTCCGCGAGCTGCGCGAGTCCCCGCTGAGGGGCCCGGACTGGTTGCCCGGCCCCGCGCTCGGCTCCTTCCTGGCCGCCGCCACGGTGCTGCGCACGGACGCCTTCCGGCGGGCCGGCGGGTTCTCACCCCGGCTGTGGCTGGGCGGCGAGGAGGAACTGCTGGCCACCGACCTGATGACCGGCGGCTGGTGGCTGGCCTACGCCCCCGACGTCACCGTCCACCACCAGCCGTCCCCGGCGCGGGACGCCACCGGACGGCGCGTGGTGGGCCTGCGGAACACCCTGTGGTTCGGCTGGCTGCGCCGACCGCTGCCTGCCGCCCTCGACCGGACGCTGCACCTCGCCCGCAGCGTGCCCCGCGACCGGGCCTCGCTGCGGGCGTTCGGCCTGGCGCTGGCGGGGCTGCCGTGGGTGCTGCGGGAGCGGCGGGTGGTGCCGCCGGGGGTGGAGGCGCGGCTGCGGGTCCTGGACCGGGCGCAGCGGCGTTCCGCCGCCCGGCGCTACGTCGGCTGA
- a CDS encoding glycosyltransferase family 9 protein, translated as MSDRPRARPRLLVLRALGLGDLLTAVPALTALRRAHPAHEVVLAAPAGLREAARATGVVDRLLPAAAPGRAVPPTLTWEGRPPELAVDLHGTGPESQDLLRTVRPARLLAYAAPDGPPPAVAEHERERWCRLLRWHGVPADADEVRLPRPTGPSPAPGAVVLHPGAAAGSRCWPPERFAEVAAAVRAAGRPVVVTAGPGEERLAARVAVLAGLPDDTVRSGMPFDVLSALVAGAGAVVSGDTGVAHLAVAHGTASVTLFGPVPPSEWGPPARARHRVLWHPGPRGDPHGDRPDPLLLRVRPAEVLAALTALTAHGPLDAPEEPPDDPQEMACPAAVPGPPRTDVPTRPTTSGDATSARRSPGPPAPGSAWPSPPVTGRTASPGR; from the coding sequence GTGAGCGACCGACCGCGTGCCCGCCCCCGACTGCTGGTCCTGCGGGCGCTCGGGCTGGGCGACCTGCTGACCGCCGTGCCCGCGCTCACCGCTCTGCGCCGCGCCCACCCGGCCCACGAGGTCGTGCTCGCCGCCCCGGCCGGGCTGCGGGAGGCCGCGCGGGCCACCGGCGTGGTGGACCGGCTGCTCCCGGCCGCCGCGCCGGGCCGGGCCGTGCCCCCGACGCTGACCTGGGAGGGACGCCCCCCGGAGCTCGCGGTCGACCTGCACGGCACCGGCCCGGAGAGCCAGGACCTGCTGCGGACCGTGCGGCCCGCGCGGCTGCTCGCCTACGCCGCGCCCGACGGGCCGCCCCCGGCCGTGGCGGAGCACGAGCGGGAGCGCTGGTGCCGGCTGCTGCGGTGGCACGGTGTGCCCGCCGACGCCGACGAGGTCCGGCTTCCCCGCCCGACCGGGCCGAGCCCCGCGCCCGGCGCCGTCGTCCTGCACCCGGGCGCCGCCGCCGGCTCGCGGTGCTGGCCGCCCGAGCGGTTCGCGGAGGTCGCCGCCGCCGTGCGTGCGGCCGGCCGCCCGGTGGTGGTCACGGCGGGGCCGGGCGAGGAGCGGCTGGCGGCCCGGGTGGCCGTGCTCGCGGGGCTGCCGGACGACACCGTCCGGAGCGGCATGCCCTTCGACGTCCTGTCCGCGCTGGTCGCCGGGGCGGGGGCCGTGGTCAGCGGGGACACCGGGGTCGCCCATCTGGCGGTCGCGCACGGCACCGCCTCGGTCACGCTGTTCGGTCCGGTGCCGCCGTCCGAGTGGGGGCCGCCGGCCCGGGCCCGGCACCGCGTGCTGTGGCACCCCGGCCCGAGGGGCGACCCGCACGGGGACCGTCCCGACCCGCTGCTGCTCCGCGTCCGGCCCGCCGAGGTCCTCGCGGCGCTCACGGCGCTCACGGCGCACGGCCCCCTGGACGCCCCGGAGGAACCGCCCGACGACCCACAGGAGATGGCATGCCCGGCCGCCGTTCCCGGCCCCCCGCGCACCGACGTGCCCACGCGTCCGACGACGTCCGGGGACGCGACGTCGGCGAGGCGGTCGCCGGGCCCACCGGCGCCCGGGTCGGCGTGGCCATCGCCACCCGTGACCGGGCGGACCGCCTCGCCGGGACGCTGA
- the rfaE2 gene encoding D-glycero-beta-D-manno-heptose 1-phosphate adenylyltransferase, whose translation MTGTTAPRSGHAPRHGDGAGAPGTPLVVVGDALLDRDLTGRADRLAPDAPVPVVDGCEERLRPGGAALAAYLAALSGREVTLVTAVGDDAASTRLLELLDPWVTVVPLTLTGTLPEKTRVLAEGRVMLRLDRGDGRATGVTPAARRAVAGAGALLVADYGRGAAEVLRGPLAQRAARVPLVWDPHPRGGPPVPGARLVTPTAGEARHFAARLPDATGSSADGLGAVMDHARALVRAWRAGAVAVTLGADGALLSFGDHPLLVPAPARHGGDSCGAGDRFAASAAGLLADGALPEEAVRGAVAAATGFVAAGGAGALSTTASPGGRRPSAAPRPEGPAPDAAEEVIRGVRAAGGTVVATGGCFDLLHAGHVGLLQAARATGDCLVVCVNSDDSVRRRKGPGRPITPLSDRVRVLRALGCVDAVAVFDEDTPERLLDVLRPDIWVKGGDYARAELPEARLLKEWGGEVVLLPYLDGRSSTRIAARAAVSAGGGTP comes from the coding sequence ATGACCGGGACGACCGCACCCCGGTCGGGGCACGCCCCACGCCACGGCGACGGAGCCGGGGCCCCCGGGACGCCCCTGGTGGTCGTCGGGGACGCGCTGCTGGACCGCGACCTGACCGGCCGGGCGGACCGGCTGGCCCCGGACGCCCCCGTCCCCGTGGTGGACGGCTGCGAGGAGCGGCTGCGGCCCGGCGGCGCCGCCCTCGCCGCCTACCTGGCGGCCCTCTCCGGACGGGAGGTGACCCTCGTGACGGCGGTGGGCGACGACGCCGCCAGCACCCGGCTGCTGGAGTTGCTCGACCCCTGGGTCACCGTCGTCCCGCTCACCCTGACCGGCACGCTCCCCGAGAAGACCCGGGTGCTCGCCGAGGGGCGGGTCATGCTGCGGCTGGACCGGGGCGACGGCCGTGCCACGGGCGTCACCCCGGCGGCGCGCCGCGCCGTCGCCGGAGCCGGGGCGCTGCTGGTGGCCGACTACGGCCGGGGCGCCGCCGAGGTGCTGCGCGGACCGCTCGCACAACGGGCGGCGCGGGTACCTCTGGTCTGGGACCCGCACCCGCGCGGCGGCCCGCCGGTGCCCGGAGCCCGGCTCGTCACCCCCACCGCCGGTGAGGCGCGGCACTTCGCGGCGCGGCTGCCGGACGCCACGGGCTCGTCGGCCGACGGCCTGGGGGCCGTCATGGACCACGCACGGGCCCTGGTCCGCGCGTGGCGGGCCGGCGCGGTCGCGGTGACGCTCGGCGCCGACGGGGCCCTGCTGTCGTTCGGCGACCATCCGCTGCTCGTCCCCGCTCCGGCCCGGCACGGCGGCGACTCCTGCGGCGCGGGCGACCGGTTCGCGGCGAGCGCCGCCGGGCTGCTGGCCGACGGCGCCCTGCCCGAGGAGGCCGTGCGGGGCGCGGTCGCGGCGGCCACCGGCTTCGTCGCGGCGGGCGGTGCCGGAGCCCTCTCGACGACCGCCTCCCCGGGCGGCCGACGGCCCTCGGCCGCGCCCCGGCCGGAGGGACCGGCTCCGGACGCCGCCGAGGAGGTGATCCGCGGCGTCCGCGCGGCGGGCGGGACGGTCGTCGCCACGGGGGGCTGCTTCGACCTGCTGCACGCCGGGCACGTGGGCCTCCTCCAGGCGGCCCGCGCCACCGGGGACTGCCTGGTCGTGTGCGTCAACTCCGACGACTCCGTGCGGCGCCGCAAGGGGCCGGGGAGGCCCATCACACCGCTGAGCGACCGGGTACGGGTGCTGCGGGCGCTCGGCTGCGTGGACGCCGTCGCCGTCTTCGACGAGGACACGCCCGAGCGGCTGCTGGACGTCCTGCGTCCGGACATCTGGGTCAAGGGCGGCGACTACGCCCGCGCGGAGCTGCCGGAGGCCCGGCTGCTCAAGGAGTGGGGCGGCGAGGTCGTCCTCCTGCCCTACCTGGACGGCCGGTCCAGCACGAGGATCGCGGCCCGGGCCGCCGTGTCGGCGGGCGGGGGGACGCCGTGA
- a CDS encoding D-glycero-alpha-D-manno-heptose-1,7-bisphosphate 7-phosphatase, producing the protein MSGEATRVRAVLFDRDGTLVADVPGNTDWRRVEPMPTAREALERVRTSGLRTAVVTNQSALGRGQLRWPELRRINARVEELLGPLDAWVVCPHDRDFGCRCRKPRPGLVIEAARRLGVRPQECAVIGDIGSDMDAARAAGALSVLVPTPQTLADEVAAAPLVAPDLLTAVRAVLGGRP; encoded by the coding sequence CGTGTGCGCGCGGTCCTCTTCGACCGGGACGGCACCCTGGTGGCGGACGTCCCCGGCAACACCGACTGGCGCCGGGTCGAGCCCATGCCGACCGCGCGGGAGGCCCTGGAGCGGGTGCGGACCTCCGGACTGCGGACGGCGGTGGTGACCAACCAGTCGGCCCTCGGACGCGGTCAGCTGCGGTGGCCGGAACTGCGCCGCATCAACGCGCGGGTGGAGGAACTGCTCGGCCCGCTGGACGCCTGGGTCGTCTGCCCGCACGACCGCGACTTCGGCTGCCGCTGCCGCAAGCCCCGGCCCGGGCTGGTGATCGAGGCCGCCCGGCGGCTGGGCGTGCGTCCGCAGGAGTGCGCCGTCATCGGCGACATCGGCTCCGACATGGACGCCGCCCGCGCGGCCGGCGCCCTGTCCGTCCTGGTGCCCACGCCGCAGACGCTGGCCGACGAGGTGGCCGCCGCGCCGCTGGTGGCGCCCGACCTGCTCACCGCCGTCCGCGCCGTCCTGGGCGGCCGGCCGTGA
- a CDS encoding SAM-dependent methyltransferase → MERPSWAPQGIDLSMPSVSRIYDYYLGGSHNFEVDREAARRAIEVFPGLPKLMQANRAFMRRAVRYAVDRGITQFLDIGSGIPTFGNVHEVALAATPEARVVYVDNDPVAVAHSRAVLDGNGRADIVAADFRDPQAVLTSEPVGRLLDLDRPVALLLVALLHFIKDEEEPGKALAELRDRLAPGSLLVLTHASTDGGPHTARQGQEISDVYKQVGSRLIMRSAAEVDRFFEGFELVEPGLVAMPNWRPEGSTEHEDPVVFTGFAGVGRKA, encoded by the coding sequence ATGGAACGTCCCTCCTGGGCACCGCAGGGCATCGACCTGTCGATGCCGAGTGTTTCCCGGATCTACGACTACTACCTCGGCGGATCGCACAACTTCGAGGTGGACCGGGAGGCGGCACGGAGGGCGATTGAGGTGTTCCCCGGTCTGCCGAAACTCATGCAGGCGAACCGGGCCTTCATGCGCCGGGCCGTGCGGTACGCCGTGGACCGGGGCATCACCCAGTTCCTGGACATCGGCTCCGGCATACCGACGTTCGGCAACGTGCACGAGGTGGCGTTGGCCGCCACCCCCGAGGCCCGCGTGGTCTACGTCGACAACGACCCCGTGGCCGTCGCGCACAGCCGCGCGGTCCTGGACGGCAACGGGAGGGCCGACATCGTGGCCGCCGACTTCCGTGACCCGCAGGCGGTGCTCACCAGTGAACCGGTGGGCCGGCTGCTCGACCTGGACCGGCCGGTCGCCCTGCTGCTCGTGGCGCTGCTGCACTTCATCAAGGACGAGGAGGAGCCGGGCAAGGCCCTCGCGGAGCTGCGGGACCGGCTGGCGCCCGGTTCGCTGCTCGTCCTCACGCACGCCTCCACCGACGGGGGCCCGCACACGGCCCGGCAGGGGCAGGAGATCTCGGACGTGTACAAACAGGTGGGTTCCCGGCTGATCATGCGCTCGGCCGCCGAGGTGGACCGTTTCTTCGAGGGGTTCGAGCTGGTCGAGCCGGGTCTGGTCGCCATGCCGAACTGGCGTCCGGAAGGGTCGACGGAGCACGAGGACCCGGTGGTCTTCACCGGGTTCGCAGGGGTGGGACGAAAAGCGTGA
- a CDS encoding ChaB family protein — protein MPAREELPSTLRRSPEGARRTWIKAHDSAVETYGEGERAHRVAFSALKHTYEKVGDHWERKEKGRKGPSDPKAARPRGAGGRSGEGVDESATKDHLYDVAKRLDVSGRSRMTKGELLSAIRKANRTSTRRARS, from the coding sequence GTGCCCGCACGAGAAGAGCTCCCGTCGACCCTGCGCCGCTCACCCGAGGGCGCCCGCCGCACGTGGATCAAGGCGCACGACTCGGCCGTGGAGACGTACGGCGAGGGCGAACGCGCCCACCGTGTCGCGTTCAGCGCGCTCAAGCACACCTACGAGAAGGTGGGCGACCACTGGGAGCGCAAGGAGAAGGGCCGCAAGGGGCCCTCCGACCCGAAGGCCGCCCGCCCGCGCGGGGCCGGCGGGCGCAGCGGCGAGGGCGTCGACGAGAGCGCGACCAAGGACCACCTGTACGACGTCGCCAAGCGGCTGGACGTCTCCGGCCGCTCGCGCATGACCAAGGGCGAGCTCCTCAGCGCGATCCGCAAGGCCAACCGCACCAGCACCCGCAGGGCCCGCTCCTGA
- a CDS encoding D-sedoheptulose-7-phosphate isomerase, with protein MTFATTSVSTHCDELRHALLDLRRSADVAQRWGERLAEVLHGGGRLLVAGNGGSAAQAQHLSAELVGRYREDRPPFSALALHADTSSTTAIANDYGVAEVFARQVRAHGRPGDVLMLLSTSGASANLLTAADAGRQAGLAVWGLTGPEPNPLAAGSDEALCVAAATAATVQECHLVVVHMVCAAFDAALPGLAPGRDGGPR; from the coding sequence ATGACCTTCGCCACGACATCGGTCAGCACCCACTGCGACGAACTGCGCCACGCCCTCCTCGACCTGCGGCGCTCGGCCGACGTGGCCCAGCGCTGGGGCGAACGGCTCGCCGAGGTGCTGCACGGCGGCGGACGCCTGCTCGTCGCGGGCAACGGCGGCAGCGCCGCGCAGGCCCAGCACCTGAGCGCCGAGCTGGTGGGACGCTACCGGGAGGACCGCCCGCCGTTCTCCGCGCTGGCCCTGCACGCCGACACCTCCAGCACGACCGCGATCGCCAACGACTACGGCGTGGCCGAGGTGTTCGCCCGGCAGGTACGGGCGCACGGGCGCCCCGGCGACGTCCTCATGCTGCTCTCCACCAGCGGCGCCAGCGCCAACCTGCTCACCGCCGCCGACGCCGGACGGCAGGCCGGCCTGGCCGTCTGGGGCCTGACCGGACCGGAACCCAACCCGCTGGCCGCCGGGAGCGACGAGGCGCTGTGCGTGGCCGCCGCCACCGCCGCCACCGTGCAGGAGTGCCACCTGGTCGTGGTCCACATGGTCTGCGCGGCCTTCGACGCCGCGCTGCCCGGCCTCGCGCCCGGGCGGGACGGCGGCCCGCGATGA
- a CDS encoding glycosyltransferase family 2 protein — translation MAIATRDRADRLAGTLTRLSALPERPAIVVADNASTDGTRALVAEHFPHVRLLALPRNHAAVARNLAVAVLDTPVVAFSDDDSWWEPGALALAVELLRDHPRLGLLAAATRVGAEGAEDPLNAVLARSPLGRPPDLPGPSVLGFLGCAAVARRSAFLDAGGYHPMLGIGGEEALLAYDLSARGWGVAYCPEVVARHDPDDGPRPERRTVVRRNEVLTCWLRRPLPVAAGRTARLARRARRDPEAARALRGVLSGLPAALRLRDPLPPWTENAVRRLEAGDAR, via the coding sequence GTGGCCATCGCCACCCGTGACCGGGCGGACCGCCTCGCCGGGACGCTGACCCGGCTGAGCGCCCTGCCCGAGCGCCCGGCCATCGTGGTCGCCGACAACGCCTCGACGGACGGGACCCGCGCGCTGGTCGCCGAGCACTTCCCGCACGTGCGGCTCCTGGCGCTGCCGCGCAACCACGCGGCCGTCGCCCGCAACCTGGCGGTCGCCGTGCTGGACACGCCCGTGGTCGCCTTCAGCGACGACGACTCCTGGTGGGAGCCGGGCGCCCTGGCGCTCGCCGTCGAACTGCTGCGCGACCACCCCCGCCTCGGGCTCCTCGCCGCCGCGACCCGCGTCGGCGCGGAGGGTGCCGAGGATCCGCTCAACGCGGTGCTGGCCCGCTCACCGCTCGGCCGTCCCCCCGACCTCCCGGGCCCCTCGGTGCTGGGCTTCCTCGGCTGTGCCGCCGTGGCCCGCCGCTCGGCGTTCCTCGACGCGGGCGGCTACCACCCGATGCTCGGCATCGGGGGCGAGGAGGCCCTGCTCGCCTACGACCTGTCGGCACGCGGCTGGGGCGTGGCGTACTGCCCCGAGGTGGTCGCCCGGCACGACCCGGACGACGGCCCGCGGCCGGAACGCCGCACGGTGGTACGCCGCAACGAGGTGCTCACCTGCTGGCTGCGCCGTCCGCTGCCCGTCGCCGCCGGACGTACCGCGCGGCTGGCCCGCCGGGCGCGGCGCGACCCGGAGGCGGCCCGCGCGCTGCGAGGCGTGTTGAGCGGGCTACCCGCCGCTCTGCGGCTGCGCGATCCGCTGCCGCCGTGGACGGAGAACGCCGTCCGCCGCCTGGAGGCGGGGGACGCGCGGTGA